The DNA sequence GGGACGCTGCACGCAACATAGTCATGCACGCGCAGCCAGTTGAGCTTTTCCTTGCGCGACAGCCACAGGATGGCGAGCGTGACGCCGAGCACGCCGCCATGGAACGACATGCCGCCCTCCCACAGTTTGAGCAGTGACAGCGGATCGAGGAAGAGGGCGGGCTGATAGAAAATCGCATAGCCCAGCCGTCCGCCAAGGATGATGCCGATCGTGGCATAGAATACCATGTCGTCGGCGTGGCGGCGGGCCATCGGCGCGCCGGGCTGACCCAGCAGCTTGAGCAGATACCACCAGCCGAGCAGGATGCCCGCGATATAGGCGAGCGAATACCATTTGAGCTCGAAAAAGCCGATCTTGAACACGACCGGGTCGAGTCCGAGACTCTTGAAGCTGATGAAATTGTCGGCGGCGACCGCAGCGACGGTGGACAGGATCAAGTTTGGCCTCCCTGGCGTTCGGCGCTGTCCTATCCGCATATCATGGCAAACTGAAGGGGGCTTTGCGCGAGCGCACGCAGCCGGGTAGAGCGGGCGCGATGGCGAGTACGGGCAAGCGCAAGGGGATTGATCGGCGGACGCTGCTAATCGGCGGCGGGGCGGGGATCGGACTGGTCGTCGCCTGGGCGGTGTGGCCGCGGACGTATCTGCCGAACCTGAGCGTGCGCGAGAATGAAACCGCGTTTGGCGGGTGGCTGAAGATCGCCGCCAACGGGCAGGTGACGGTGGCGATTCCGCAATGTGAGACGGGGCAGGGCGTGTTCACCACGCTGCCGCAGGTGCTGGCCGACGAATTGGGCGCGGATTGGCGGATGGTGGGGGTGGAGCAGGCACCACTCAACCCGCTTTACGTCAATGCGCTGGCGTCGGCGGAGCTGTTTCCGGGCGTCTTGCCGGAACGGCTGCGGGCGACGCACGCGACGCGCAGCGCGCTGGTGCTGACTGGCGGATCGACATCGATGCGCAGTTTCGAGGGACCGTTGCGACAGGCGGGTGCGGCGGCACGCGCGATGTTGTGCAAGGCGGCGGCGCGGCGCTGGGGTGTCGACTGGACGGCGTGCGAGACGGCGGGCGGCTTTGTCGTGCACGGGCAGCAGCGGCTGCGCTTCGGCGAGCTGGCGGTGGCAGCGGCGGACGAGGATGTGCCGGATGACCTCGCGCTGCGTGAGGGTGACGCCGGACGGCTGACGGGCGAGAATCTGCCCCGGCTGGATTCACCGGGCAAGGTCGATGGCAGCGCCAATTTTGCTGGCGACATCCGGCTGCCGGGCATGGTGTTCGCGGCATTGCGGCAGGGACCGATCGGCACGGTGAAACTGGTGTCGATCGATGCGAAGGCGACCGAGCAGGTGCCGGGCATGCTGCATATCGTGAAGAACGAGCTGTGGGTCGCGGCGGTGGCGAGCAACTGGTGGGCGGCATCGCAGGCGCTGGACGCGTTGAAGCCGAAGTTCGAGGTGGCGACGAAAGTCGAGAGCGAGACGATCCAGCTGGCGCTCGATGCGGCGCTGGACGGCGAGGGCGTGCGGATCGAGTCGGTCGGTGCGTTGTCGCCGGTGTTCAAGGGCGCGCGGGTGGTGACGGCGGAATATCGCGCGGGCGTGGCGCTGCATGCCGCGATCGAGCCGATGACGGCGACGGCGGCGTGGGAGGACGGGCGGCTGCGGCTGTGGGTGCCGACCCAAGCACCGGGGCTGGCGCGCGATGCGGTGGCGGCGCTGCTGGACCTGAGCGCGGGCGATGTCGTGGTGCATCCGGTCTTCGCCGGGGGATCGTTCGGGCAGAATCTGGAGCATCAGGTGGCGGCGCAGGCCGCGCTGATCGCGCGTGAGGTCAAAAAGCCGGTGCAACTGACCTGGTCGCGCGGCGAGACGTGTCTGCACGACCGGTTTCGGCCCCCGGCGGCGGCGCGGATGACGGCGCGGCTGGGCGCGAATGGCAGCATTTCGGGGTGGCTGGCGAAGATCGCGGCACCATCGACCGGGCATGAACTGGCGCGGCGGTTGATGAGCGGAGATAGCGCGGTGAGTGCTGGATTGAAGCTGGCCGGGGCGGGCGATGCGTCGGCGGTGGCGGGCGCACGACCGATCTATCGCATTCCCAATCTGGCGGTGGATCATCATGCGGCGGACATCGGCGTGCCGACGGGTTACTGGCGGTCGGGCGCGCACAGCTATACCGCGTTTTTTAGCGAGAGTTTTATCGACGAACTGGCGCATGTCGCCGATATCGAGGCGTTCAGTTTCCGGATTGCGATGCTGAGCGGCGAGCCGCGACTGGCGCGCTGTCTGTCAACCGTCGCGTCGCTGGGCGGCTGGCAGGGCGGGCTGGCGGGGAGCGGGCAGGGGCTGGCGTGCCATGCGTTTCGGGGCAGCTATATCGCGGTGATGGCGGAGGCATCGGTCGGCGGCGACCAGCGTGTGAAGGTCGATCGGCTGATCGCGGCGGTGGATTGCGGGCGGATCGTGAATCCCGATGTGGTCGAGCAGCAGATCGAGGGCGGGCTGATTTTCGGCATGGCGGCGGCGTTGGGCGCGACGACGGGCTTTACCGGCAACATGGCGGAGGCGCGCGGGTTCGCCGATCTCGACCTGCCGACATTGGCCGATTGTCCGCAGATCATGGTCGAGCTGATCGCCAGCGATTCCGAGCCCGGCGGGGTGAGCGAAATTGCGGTGCCGCCTGTCGCCCCCGCAATCGCCAATGCGTTACATGCAGCGACAGGCGTCCGCCTGCGCCAGCTCCCCCTGATTCCCGGAGGCGAATGAACGTGCGACCAGCGGGGCATCCTCCAATTCCGGCGCCGCGCATCGGCGTGTTGCTGACCAACCTCGGCACGCCGGATGCACCCGATGCCCCGGCGGTACGGCGCTATCTGGGCGAGTTTCTGTCCGACCGGCGGGTGGTCGAGATTCCGCAGATCATATGGCAGCCGATTTTGCGCGGCATCATTCTGCGCACGCGGCCGAAAAAGTCGGCGCATGCCTATGGGCTGGTGTGGACCGATGACGGATCGCCGCTGGCCGCGATTACCAAACGACAGTCCGCAGCATTGCGCGATGCTTTCGGACCGGACGTGCTGGTCGATTGGGCGATGCGTTATGGCAATCCGGCGATCGGCGACAGGCTGCAGGCGATGAAGGATGCCGGGTGCGAACGCATCCTGATCGCGCCGCTCTATCCGCAATATTGCGCAGCGACGACTGCGACGGCGAACGATGCGGCGTTTGCGGCGCTGGCAAAGATGCGCTGGCAACCAGCAGTGCGGACGCTGCCGCCATATCATGACGACCCGGCCTATATCGCGGCGTTGAAGGAGTCGGTGGAGGCCGAACTGGCCACGCTGGATTTCGAGCCTGA is a window from the Sphingomonas sp. LT1P40 genome containing:
- the lgt gene encoding prolipoprotein diacylglyceryl transferase, with the protein product MRIGQRRTPGRPNLILSTVAAVAADNFISFKSLGLDPVVFKIGFFELKWYSLAYIAGILLGWWYLLKLLGQPGAPMARRHADDMVFYATIGIILGGRLGYAIFYQPALFLDPLSLLKLWEGGMSFHGGVLGVTLAILWLSRKEKLNWLRVHDYVACSVPFGLFFGRIANFVNGELWGHPTTVPWAVIFDRTGPNVPRHPSQLYEAGLEGLLLGAVLWFMFWKTDARYQPGKLVGTFILGYGAARYFVEFFREADAQYIDHAIFGTPGLHMGQLLTIPMILGGLYLIATAKKRRERVEPFAGGPSVA
- a CDS encoding xanthine dehydrogenase family protein molybdopterin-binding subunit; the protein is MASTGKRKGIDRRTLLIGGGAGIGLVVAWAVWPRTYLPNLSVRENETAFGGWLKIAANGQVTVAIPQCETGQGVFTTLPQVLADELGADWRMVGVEQAPLNPLYVNALASAELFPGVLPERLRATHATRSALVLTGGSTSMRSFEGPLRQAGAAARAMLCKAAARRWGVDWTACETAGGFVVHGQQRLRFGELAVAAADEDVPDDLALREGDAGRLTGENLPRLDSPGKVDGSANFAGDIRLPGMVFAALRQGPIGTVKLVSIDAKATEQVPGMLHIVKNELWVAAVASNWWAASQALDALKPKFEVATKVESETIQLALDAALDGEGVRIESVGALSPVFKGARVVTAEYRAGVALHAAIEPMTATAAWEDGRLRLWVPTQAPGLARDAVAALLDLSAGDVVVHPVFAGGSFGQNLEHQVAAQAALIAREVKKPVQLTWSRGETCLHDRFRPPAAARMTARLGANGSISGWLAKIAAPSTGHELARRLMSGDSAVSAGLKLAGAGDASAVAGARPIYRIPNLAVDHHAADIGVPTGYWRSGAHSYTAFFSESFIDELAHVADIEAFSFRIAMLSGEPRLARCLSTVASLGGWQGGLAGSGQGLACHAFRGSYIAVMAEASVGGDQRVKVDRLIAAVDCGRIVNPDVVEQQIEGGLIFGMAAALGATTGFTGNMAEARGFADLDLPTLADCPQIMVELIASDSEPGGVSEIAVPPVAPAIANALHAATGVRLRQLPLIPGGE
- the hemH gene encoding ferrochelatase — encoded protein: MNVRPAGHPPIPAPRIGVLLTNLGTPDAPDAPAVRRYLGEFLSDRRVVEIPQIIWQPILRGIILRTRPKKSAHAYGLVWTDDGSPLAAITKRQSAALRDAFGPDVLVDWAMRYGNPAIGDRLQAMKDAGCERILIAPLYPQYCAATTATANDAAFAALAKMRWQPAVRTLPPYHDDPAYIAALKESVEAELATLDFEPDAIVASFHGMPQRTLELGDPYHCHCRKTARLLSEALGKELIVAFQSRFGRAKWLEPATDTTLAALPGRGVKKVALIAPGFSADCLETLEELAIRGRETFMAAGGERFAYLPCLNDSAAGVKMLRNILATELAGWVALP